In Paenibacillus durus, the DNA window GCTGCGGCCGCCTAATGTTATTCCGCCTGCTCACGGTCCAGAAACGTCCGGTTCTTCCGTTTGTTCTCGAACGCAATCAGCTTACCGACCGCGTCCTCGACTGTCCCCCTGCTGGAATACACTGTAATTCCGAGCTGCTTCAGCCTCTGCTGCGCTCCCGGCCCGATCTGAAGCACAAGCACCTTGCTGCAGTCTTTGAGCATGTCGACCGTCTTGCTGAGTTCATCCGTGTGATGCTCTCCCTCTTCCCGCGTGGTTACGTTGTCGCGGACTTCCAGCAGAGTCCATTCTCCTTCATCGCCGACTTCATAAATATAAAACCGCTCGCTTCTTCCGAAATGCTGATCGACAAGCTCCCCGTCGCTGCTTCCTACCGCCAGTTTGTAAGACATTCTGTATTCTCCCTTCTAAATTGCCGCCTGCAAGCTGTTCATTGACTCCGCACGGCATACAGCCGCCTTGACACGGCACTGCGTAGCGAAATTCTAGCATGAAAGCTGCAACTCTATCAATGAAATTTACCTCACGAACGGGAAGAGCAGCTTCTGATTTTCCGGCCACAGCATATTATCCAGATTAATCAGCTTCGTCCCCGTATCGTCGATGTGCGGCGGGGTCGATCCCAAGCAGGAGGACAGCGCCGCTGCCATAAGGATTAAGAGAAGCAGGGTCAGCCATACCGGTATCCTTTTCATTGGGATTTCATGAGCCGGAAAAGTAACCGTAACCACAGTGCCTTCTTCAAGCTCGCTCTTGAAGGATAGGCCGTATTCCCGCCCATAGTACAAACGGATTCGCTCATCCACATTGCGTATGCCGACGCCGGACCGCTCCCGCTTTTTACGCCTCCCTTTAAAAGTACAAAATGATGCTCCTCCTCGCAAACGATAAAGTATGCGCTTTCATTTTTAATTGTAAGGCTGATGTGTCTTTATTTCAAACAAGAATCCTTTTAACCTTTGCTGTCTCTCAATAAAAAAACCACCCCTGCTGAAAGCGGGATGGGGATGGATGCTCGGTAAAGTATACGTTTTGGTGTAAAACGATTTATTTCAAAACGATTTAAAACAGCGATTTGCAAAAGCGATAACCGTTCTGTTCGAATCCGAGATGGCGGTAAAAAGCATGTGCTGGCGCTCGTTCGACGCGATTGCCGCTGCTAAGGAAAATCTGCTTGCATTGACGGCCGCGCGCCCAATCTTCTCCGGCAGCTATCAGCCGTTTGCCAAGCCCGCTTCTTCTGAGAGACTCCTCGACAATAATGGCGGTAACCTCGGCGACGGATTCCTGCTCCTTGCAATAGGAGATAACCTGCCGGAGTTCAATCATTCCGACCGTTTGACCGTCGACTTCAGCAACGAGCGTGCAGTAGGCCGGATCATTCTTCACAGCCTCCAGTCTCTCTTTCATCACGTTAAGGGTTGTCGGATAGCCGAATCCTCTCAGCAGTGCCGTAATTGTCTCCAGATCGTTCATATCGATGTTGCGAATCTGCAGTACCGGTGCCTGAGTACTACTGTTCATCCTTGTATACCTCCACTTTTAGCAGTGACGCCGCCTCTTTGGCTGTCGCCCGCGCTTTCTCCACATTATCGGCCGCACTTAGCGCGACCGCCATCCGCCGTCCCGGGCGGACCTCCGGTTTGCCAAATACACGGACCTGCGTGCGGGGAAGCCGCAGCGCTTCATTCAGTCCGGTAACGGCATAAGCCTGTCCGACAGCATCTTTCCCGGCCTTAAGCGTCGCCGACGCTCCCGGTGACAACAATTCCACCGGCTCAAGCGGGAAACCGAGAACTGCTCTGACATGCAGAGCAAATTCCGACAAATCCTGAGTAACCATCGTCACCATTCCGGTGTCATGCGGTCTCGGGCTTACTTCACTAAACAGAACGCCTTCCCTCGTCAGGAACAGCTCAACGCCAAAGATGCCGTAACCGCCAAGCTCGTCCGTTACGTTACGCGCGATATCTTGCGCCTGAGCAAGCTGTTCTTCCGTCATTTCATGCGGCTGCCAGGATTCCACATAATCCCCATCCTTCTGGATATGCCCGATCGGCGGACAGAACACCGTCCCGGAGGAAGAGCGAACGGTCAACAGCGTAATCTCGCTCTCGAAGACGACGAAAGATTCCACAATGACCCGTGTTCCTTTCGCTCTGGCTCCCTCAAGGGCCGTGTTCCAGCAGCTGTCCGCATCCTCGGGTTTCCGGCAGACACTCTGTCCTTTGCCGGAGGAGCTCATAATCGGCTTGATCACGCACGGCGTTCCCAGCTCCTGCACCGCCTGCCGGAGCTCTTCAAGACTGTCCGCGAACCGGTAATCCGCCGTAGGAAATCCAAGCTTCTCAGCAGCCAGCCGGCGAATGCCTTCCCGGTCCATAGTCAGCTTGGTTGCGCGTGCGGTCGGCACGACACAAAATCCTTCTTCTTCCAATTCCAAAAGAGCGTCCGTGGCAATAGCTTCAATCTCCGGAACGATAACATCGGGCTTCTCGGTGCGGATCAGCTCCTTAAGCGCTTCTCCATCCAGCATATCAAGCACATAGGAACGGTGGGCAACCCCCATCGCGGGAGCGCCATCGTAACGGTCTACGGCTACCGTCTCTACGCCGAGTCGCTGAGCTTCAATGATCACTTCCTTGCCCAATTCTCCGCTGCCCAGCAGCAGCAGCTTGCGGCTGTAAGCAGAATAGGGAGATCCCCACATATCGGTATTCAACCTCTTTCGGCAAAACCCGCTCCTTCCTGCAATTTCCATGCAAAAAGCAGCAGTTTCTCTGCAAATTTTCAGGCTTCTTTATTTTCTTCCAAGACGCGACAGATTGCAAGTATTCTTCGACATTTTCCATCAAACTTCACACTTTAAATTTTTGTGAGGTTGCCAAAAGCGGTTTCTTGGTCACGCAGCCTGCCGACAAGCTGGCTCCAGCGCCCCGCCGAATCACCCCCTTTCCGCATCGCGGACATCGCCAATTCCTGCTCTTTCATCATCTCCCTCAGCGCTTCGGAAGCTCCAGCCAGTGCCTGCAGCGTTAGTGATTCGTAATGATCCAGCAGAAGTTTCTCCCGCTTCAATGCTGCCGAGGCAAGCGCTTCCTTCAGCAGCGGTTCCACCGCGTTTCTTAACGCGTCCCGCCCGCCGCCTTCAAAGAAGTGCTTCGGCGATTTGAACAGTCCCCACAATCTTCCCCAATCCGCAGGAGGCAGATTGCCCTCAAGGCCTTCCGGCGCCGGCCAAGCGTTATCCTCTGTTACCCTGGAAGACGGCAGTTCATGGGGCAGGCCAAGCTCGAAAGCCGCAGCCGCCGCAGCCTCACGGACCAGCCGGCGGCCGGCATCCGTGAGCCGAAGCGTCGTCGCCCACAGCTCCGACTCCAGTTCCCGGCCTGCGGTGCGCCACAAGTCACGTCCGCAAGCGGCGAAGACATCCTTCAGACCGCCGCCATCGTCCCGCAGCAGCGACGGATGGAAGGATTCCTGAAACATCCGGCCAAACGAGAACCCGAGCCGCTGATGTACATGGTACAGCAGCTCTCCTCCCTCGCGCCGCAGCTCACGCGCGGGACGCTCTTCGGCTTCCAGCTGTGCAAGCCTTATCTCCGCTGCGCGGCGGCGTTCTTCCATGCGGCGGATCTCGTCGTCCCAGTCCGAGTCGGCTTTCAGCGCCATGTCCAGCCATTCCTCTGCCTGGCGGGTGACGGATCTAAGACTGTCCATCCCCGCCTTCAGCGACAGAGCAGGCAGTTCTTCACCCGCGAATTGCCACAGCGCCGCCTCAAAGACTGCAAACCGGGAGGCTTCAAATACCGCATGGCCTCCCCCAGTCTTGCCCTCCAGTGCCAGCATGCTGGAAACCGCGTAAATACGCGGGTTGATCAGCCCCGCTGAGCGCAGATTGCCGGCGACATGCTCCTTGACTTCCGCCAGCTCAGCCTCATCCGATGCAAGGTCTGAGGCGTTGACGATGACAAACATTTTGTCCAGCGCGCCGCTCTCCCTGATCCGGCCTAGCTGCGCCAGCAGTTGACGGTCGGCCTTGGAGAAAGCGTGATTGTAGTAGGTAACGAAACAAATCGCGTCGGCTTCCTTCATGTAGGCGAAGGTGACGCCGGTATGCCGGGCGTGCACGGAATCGGCCCCCGGCGTATCGACCAGCACAATTCCGCAATCCGTCAGCGGGCAGGCGTAGTACAGATCGATACTCCGGACAAAGCAGGCCCGGCTCTCTTCGGCGACAAGCTTGCGGTACTCGTCAAGCTCAACCGTCCGTACTGTTCCGAGGAGAGATTCCGCCTCATTCCAGCCTTTTGTCGCCGCCCTCAGGAATCCGGCATGCGGCAGCGCCGACGGGTGCAAGCCCCGTGCGGGCAGCTCAGACACCGCGTCCGCCCAAGCTCCGGGCGACGGTTCTCCGAGCTGAAGCACTTCGAAGGAATGGCGGATATCGTCCCATATCTCTTCCCTGCTCTTCATCGCCACTTCAGCCGTGGCGTGCCGGAACGGTCCCTCTGGCTTAAGAATGCGGTTCACCGCTGCCGTGGCGGGATGGGGAGACACGGGCAGCACCTCTTCGCCTAGCAGCGCATTGGCGAAGGAGGATTTGCCGGCGCTAAATGCTCCGAATAGCGCCAGCGTGAACCGGCCGCCGGCGAGGTCCGCCGCGCGCGCCGCCAGGCTGCGAGCCGCCGACCCCATTGACGGCTCGCCACTTAGCAGCGAAGCCGCGCCCGCCAGCAGCTGCGCGGCTTCGCCCAGCCGCCGGCGCCCCTCCGCCGGCGCGGGTCCGGCCGCAGCGCCCTGCGCGGCCGGTCCTGCGTCCGCCAAGCGAAGCGGCGGACGCTCCTGCGGGGCGGCCCCGGCACGGGCCGCCCGCGGGAGGGCGCTCACCTCCGGCAGCAGGCCGGGGGTGAGCGTGCGTCGCGGCGGCAGCTTCGCCGCGAG includes these proteins:
- a CDS encoding NifB/NifX family molybdenum-iron cluster-binding protein, yielding MSYKLAVGSSDGELVDQHFGRSERFYIYEVGDEGEWTLLEVRDNVTTREEGEHHTDELSKTVDMLKDCSKVLVLQIGPGAQQRLKQLGITVYSSRGTVEDAVGKLIAFENKRKNRTFLDREQAE
- a CDS encoding GNAT family N-acetyltransferase, with the translated sequence MNSSTQAPVLQIRNIDMNDLETITALLRGFGYPTTLNVMKERLEAVKNDPAYCTLVAEVDGQTVGMIELRQVISYCKEQESVAEVTAIIVEESLRRSGLGKRLIAAGEDWARGRQCKQIFLSSGNRVERAPAHAFYRHLGFEQNGYRFCKSLF
- the purT gene encoding formate-dependent phosphoribosylglycinamide formyltransferase, yielding MWGSPYSAYSRKLLLLGSGELGKEVIIEAQRLGVETVAVDRYDGAPAMGVAHRSYVLDMLDGEALKELIRTEKPDVIVPEIEAIATDALLELEEEGFCVVPTARATKLTMDREGIRRLAAEKLGFPTADYRFADSLEELRQAVQELGTPCVIKPIMSSSGKGQSVCRKPEDADSCWNTALEGARAKGTRVIVESFVVFESEITLLTVRSSSGTVFCPPIGHIQKDGDYVESWQPHEMTEEQLAQAQDIARNVTDELGGYGIFGVELFLTREGVLFSEVSPRPHDTGMVTMVTQDLSEFALHVRAVLGFPLEPVELLSPGASATLKAGKDAVGQAYAVTGLNEALRLPRTQVRVFGKPEVRPGRRMAVALSAADNVEKARATAKEAASLLKVEVYKDEQ
- a CDS encoding dynamin family protein, whose product is MGAERERIQSDVNTASKWNLARLSEWAELQGDRDTGRIFADLLEKEKSGELVFAFCGHFSAGKSSLINALCGKDILPSGPLPTSANVVSIRSGYPRTLIYKGSGGTGMGEPMEVSAKQLRDYCRLGEDYSAIEVWEDVPLLGPHGVLMDTPGVDSTEEGHQSATRSALHLADIVFYIMDYNHVQSENNLVFAKNLSDWGKPLYLIINQIDKHREQEISIEDYRKQVVSAFRDWGVKFAGLLFTSLKEKEHPLSRLESLPGLIAELLERREALLTYSLSRSIEHTADAYLSSFREEQREEREALLKELDGEDPVSLERELAEMEKEEKELEKLPDLARHKLRASLDALLGNANLMPADIREAISRYADSLKPGFRTGLLTTAAKRERERASRLALLADALERQVSAQLDGHVLSLLRSWGGELELWSDADELELRNAFPQTGAEWLAEAVKPGTPVEGEALLQFCRGLAADIRSGYRRAALGAADGLLAKLPPLLEARRAQLARRKAARARQAQAAAALGALTRAYEARAAELAAKLPPRRTLTPGLLPEVSALPRAARAGAAPQERPPLRLADAGPAAQGAAAGPAPAEGRRRLGEAAQLLAGAASLLSGEPSMGSAARSLAARAADLAGGRFTLALFGAFSAGKSSFANALLGEEVLPVSPHPATAAVNRILKPEGPFRHATAEVAMKSREEIWDDIRHSFEVLQLGEPSPGAWADAVSELPARGLHPSALPHAGFLRAATKGWNEAESLLGTVRTVELDEYRKLVAEESRACFVRSIDLYYACPLTDCGIVLVDTPGADSVHARHTGVTFAYMKEADAICFVTYYNHAFSKADRQLLAQLGRIRESGALDKMFVIVNASDLASDEAELAEVKEHVAGNLRSAGLINPRIYAVSSMLALEGKTGGGHAVFEASRFAVFEAALWQFAGEELPALSLKAGMDSLRSVTRQAEEWLDMALKADSDWDDEIRRMEERRRAAEIRLAQLEAEERPARELRREGGELLYHVHQRLGFSFGRMFQESFHPSLLRDDGGGLKDVFAACGRDLWRTAGRELESELWATTLRLTDAGRRLVREAAAAAAFELGLPHELPSSRVTEDNAWPAPEGLEGNLPPADWGRLWGLFKSPKHFFEGGGRDALRNAVEPLLKEALASAALKREKLLLDHYESLTLQALAGASEALREMMKEQELAMSAMRKGGDSAGRWSQLVGRLRDQETAFGNLTKI